Part of the Desulfomonilaceae bacterium genome is shown below.
CGAACGGTTAATGAACATCTCAAAAATGTTTATGAACAGGGAGAAGTTACGCCGGAGGCAACTATCCGGAAATTCCGGATAGTTCAAACCGAGGGAAAGCGTGAAGTTGTCCGGAATGTGGATTTTTACAATCTTGATGCGATCATCTCAGTGGGTTACCGGGTCAATTCTGTTCGGGCGACACAGTTCCGCCAGTGGGCCACCCGAGTGCTGCGGGAGTTTGCCATCAAGGGCTATGTGCTGGACAATGGGAAGATTACAGCCCAAATCGCCAAGGATTTTGCTGAGGGCGAGTTCGAAAAATATCGGATCATGCAGGATCGGCTGTTCGAGAGCGATTTCGATAAAGTTATTAGACAGCTTGAATCTGAAGACAATCATTCGCGATCATCTTCTACCAACAACGCTGGCGGCCAATAAACTGAAGTTCAAAATTCAGCT
Proteins encoded:
- the rhuM gene encoding RhuM family protein, with amino-acid sequence MNDDKKLIRNSTAEFLIFTGQAGEQSIEALYEDETVWLLQKLMAALFDVDVRTVNEHLKNVYEQGEVTPEATIRKFRIVQTEGKREVVRNVDFYNLDAIISVGYRVNSVRATQFRQWATRVLREFAIKGYVLDNGKITAQIAKDFAEGEFEKYRIMQDRLFESDFDKVIRQLESEDNHSRSSSTNNAGGQ